The Flavobacterium johnsoniae UW101 genomic interval ACGCTTACCGTGACAGAAAACAGAATAAAAGAAACTTCCGTTCATTATGGATTCAACGTATTAACGCTGGAGCTAGATTAGAAGGAATGTCTTATTCTCAATTCATGGGGAAAGTTAAAGCTAACGGAATCGAATTGAACCGTAAAGTTCTTGCAGATTTAGCTATGAACCACCCAGAAGCTTTCAAAGCAATACTTAATAAAGTAAAATAAACGTTTTATAAACTCAATTTAGATTACTTACTTATCATAAAGAAACCATTCGTTAATTCGAATGGTTTTTTGTTTTTATAATAATCTGTTTTACCTTTAAAC includes:
- the rplT gene encoding 50S ribosomal protein L20, translating into MPRSVNSVAKRARRKKIMKQAKGFFGRRKNVWTVAKNAVEKAMSYAYRDRKQNKRNFRSLWIQRINAGARLEGMSYSQFMGKVKANGIELNRKVLADLAMNHPEAFKAILNKVK